The following are encoded in a window of Halosolutus halophilus genomic DNA:
- a CDS encoding helix-hairpin-helix domain-containing protein produces the protein MAAGVRTRPDPKAEMEALGYDIVYKPHKQMAEYNAFYRVEYDGDVIAPPAARRMGVPLNEVWLTEFLRPYEKYVLYHELNEIKYRAEGYGVEEAHELALEADKFWADDPKWDELWREINLVPPARVCALPGFGEALFERIQHNRPYCDMSDLLEVHGIGRTRYERLHEEFWCFDCDL, from the coding sequence ATGGCTGCCGGCGTACGGACGAGACCCGATCCAAAAGCCGAAATGGAAGCATTGGGCTACGATATCGTCTATAAACCGCACAAGCAGATGGCAGAATACAACGCGTTCTATCGCGTCGAGTACGACGGTGACGTGATTGCGCCACCGGCCGCTCGTCGAATGGGTGTTCCACTGAACGAAGTCTGGCTCACCGAATTCTTGCGTCCGTACGAGAAATACGTCCTGTATCACGAACTCAACGAAATAAAGTATCGGGCCGAAGGATACGGCGTTGAGGAAGCACACGAACTGGCGCTTGAAGCGGACAAGTTCTGGGCCGATGATCCAAAATGGGACGAACTCTGGCGAGAAATCAACCTCGTCCCTCCCGCTCGAGTTTGTGCACTTCCGGGTTTCGGAGAGGCACTCTTCGAACGGATCCAGCACAACCGACCCTACTGCGATATGAGCGACCTCTTAGAAGTCCACGGCATCGGACGAACCCGGTACGAGCGACTCCATGAGGAGTTTT